One window of Aspergillus oryzae RIB40 DNA, chromosome 3 genomic DNA carries:
- a CDS encoding uncharacterized protein (predicted protein), whose amino-acid sequence MPTSSFVLDSPIPPQLDLAGAPSQPFLPPNPSASSALFRSISIPSRKRARGVESGHRSWLDSPSSPTSFAVPDDRLAGVDDVSAEHDYRPSRYRDPPLRLPLDSSVESLSDASGARRKRSRRDPSSVVAPSPSGPEDEKITQNNSCDPQTAPVRWSRAVLDVVGKVWDFCWSGAFRGFYAGGGRGYAMTAADPSVSLGPDDHSWQPTTEKHDLSSASAGAHGWSESTPLSGDHHDDDLHHNWVVVGRDEFGYEASPSARRRVHRRTPSGPNHGLSRY is encoded by the exons ATGCCCACCAGTTCCTTCGTTCTCGACTCGCCCATCCCTCCCCAACTTGATCTTGCTGGTGCTCCCTCGCAGCCCTTCCTGCCGCCGAATCCCTCCGCCTCATCGGCCCTTTTTcgctccatctccatccccaGCCGCAAGAGAGCGCGGGGAGTGGAGTCCGGGCATCGTTCATGGCTTGATTCTCCGTCCAGTCCCACCTCCTTCGCTGTCCCCGATGATCGTCTCGCTGGCGTAGACGACGTCTCCGCCGAGCATGACTACCGACCCAGTCGCTATCGAGACCCACCGCTGAGGCTCCCCCTGGATTCCAGCGTTGAGTCACTCAGCGATGCGTCGGGGGCTCGTCGCAAACGCAGCCGTCGAGATCCGTCATCGGTGGTAGCACCATCCCCGTCAGGACCGGAGGACGAGAAAATCACTCAGAACAACAGCTGCGATCCGCAAACTGCCCCCGTGCGCTGGAGCCGCGCGGTTTTGGACGTGGTAGGCAAGGTCTGGGACTTTTGCTGGTCGGGAGCCTTCCGCGGATTCTATGCCGGTGGTGGTCGCGGGTATGCGATGACGGCTGCTGATCCGTCGGTATCGCTAGGCCCTGACGATCACTCATGGCAGCCGACGACAGAAAAACACGATCTGTCCTCCGCTTCTGCCGGTGCTCATGGTTGGAGTGAGTCGACTCCCCTTTCGGGCGATCACCATGATGACGACCTGCATCACAACTGGGTTGTAGTGGGTCGCGATGAGTTTGGCTATGAGGCGAGTCCATCGGCCCGAAGACGAGTTCATCGTCGGACGCCCTC AGGACCGAATCACGGCCTTTCTCGTTACTGA